ACCGCGAcaagctacatgctacatgctacaagctacatgctacatgctacatgctacaagctacaAGCTAcaagctacatgctacatgctacatgctacatgctacatgctggcTGGCGATCCAGAATCCAGACCGCAGGTCAGATCCAGGTTCTGCTCAGGTTCTCCCAGCAGGGGGGATTCATGTTTTCCTGTCATCGTGGATCACGGGGTTATGTACTCTGGGTTCACTTTGAGACGGGGGACACAGGAAGTCCTTCTCTGGACGTCTGTCTCCGGCGCGGTGTTCCATAAGGAGGCAGCGCAGCGCCGGAGGAGTGACGTCTCACGCCGTCCTGAGCAGCTCGCCCGGCGGGAGCGTTCTCCAGGAGGATCTGCTGCACAGGGATCAGAACCCGGTTCCCTGGGATCCACTGGATCAAACTGCCTGTCCCCGGAGAGGAGGAGCATCGGGACCGGAGGACCGGGAGGATTCCGGCCGCGAGGCCTGAAGTCCTCCGGCCTCTCAGGCGTCTCCTGCCGGGACGGCGTCTCTGTCTTCAGGGAACTTTGGGGGGAGTCTGGACTTTGTGGAGCCTCTTATTTCTTCTCCCATCGCGCAGCGCGGCGCTTTCAGGAGGAGCGCTCGAGCAACGGGCCGCTGGCTTCCTGTCGGGGGGGGGTAGAATAAATAGTGATTTTGTTCCAGGCTCTTGTTTCTGGTCTGCCTGTCAGCCCCCCTGCTGGTTGGTGTTCATCCTGTTTGAGCGTAGTGGCAAGACTCCCATGGAAGTGAGAGGCaaactgttacacacacacgcacacgcacgcacacacgcacgcacgctcagtcttgtatttctatccttgtggggaccgtccattgactcccattcatgtctagcccctaaccctgacccttaccctaaccctaacccacaccacaacaaagcctaaccctaaagaaatgtttttgcacttttacttttttcagtaacaacaacatggtcaagaaaacactgtttctcctacttaggaccggaaaaaggtccccacaaggcacgtcgttccacgttttgctatccttgtggggacatttggccccgacaaggatagaaatacgagaacgcacacacacacacacacactctttgtaTTGAAGAGGCGGGAATCTCCAGGTTCTTCACCTCTTTGACTTTATTATGCGTTACATACAGAAGCATTGAACCGTGTTCTGTGTTCTACGTTCCCCCaaaccagcagaaccacagTGCTGACTCAGCTGAATCCTCCTGGTGTGAGTTCAGTCCGAGTTCTGCTGCTGTTCCACAGATGAATGATCACAGTTCACCCTGAGAACAATCTGCAGGTTCTGGACGATACACGAGTCCACGGGTCATGGTCTTCAGATTACGGGTTATGGTCTTCAGATTACGGGTTATGGTCTTTAGATTACGGGTTATGGTCTTTAGATTACGGGTTATGGTCTTCAGATTACGGGTTATGGTCTTTAGATTACGGGTTATGGTCTTTAGATTACAGGTTATAAACTCCAGATTACAGGTCATAATCTCCAGGTTTCAGAGTTTACTGAGGAGACTTCAgagaataaagcagaaaaattcCTCCTCAGTCTGAACGTGAGGATTGTAGATGTggggaccaggtcctggagagcctggtccctgctggtcttccggtgtttcttcttctcctgaccAGACCCTCTGAACCAGTCCTGACCATCCAGCTGACCCTCAggaccatatatgggcgtacgGTGCCGTCActgagctgagagcagctgtcaatcGAAGTCTGACAGTCACTTCTTTCTTTCGGTaacttttaaaagcttttaaatgtAGTTTTCGCAGTCAGCTAGGTacgaggtcaggggtcaggggtcagcaggTCAGCGGATCGGCTCGGTCCTGACTAATACTGTTTGCAGCTTTAATCGTTGTTTGTGATGGAAGTTAAGTGGGAATACTGAGAATCAAACTGAAGGATGAGTTGTGAGGTTAGTTTACTGAGGTTAGCTTGAGGCTGCAGAGCCGGGAACGGTTTTCATTAGTAATGTCAGACTAACTAGTTCTGGTTAGTTGGTAATCTGGGCGAACAGCAGACTGAACGGCTGCAGGACCAACGGAGCGCCTCAGTCAGTTGAGTCCTCCAGGTTCTCATCATGCAGTAAGTCTGATGTGACAAAGTTGCTGTTACATCTCAGATGCCCCTCCCACTGACTgcgaggccccgcccaccaccTCAGAGGCCCCTCCcacttcagcctgctgctggtgtttcccAAAAACTCTCTGGAGCACGACTGCTGCGTCTTCCTCGTGACCCTTCAGCAAGGCACCGCTGTCTGGTTGACCTGACAcctgcaaaaaaacaagagacaCACTAGAGACACACTCACaggctaaagactaaagactgacagactaaagactgacaggctaaagactgacaggctaaagactaaagactgacagaCTTAAGACTGACaggctaaagactaaagactgacacACTAAAGTCTAAAGACCAACaggctaaagactaaagaccaacaggctaaagactaaagactgacaggctaaagactaaagaccaacaggctaaagactaaagactgacaggCTAAAGTCTAAAGACCAACaggctaaagactaaagaccaacaggctaaagactaaagactgacaggctaaagactaaagactgacacACTAAAGACTAAAGACCAACACAcaaaagactaaagactgacaggctaaagactaaagactgacaggctaaagactaaagactgacaggCTAAAGACTGACATGCTAAAGACTGACAcgctaaagactaaagactggcagactaaagactgacaggctaaagactaaagactgactgactaaagactgacacgctaaagactaaagactggcAGGCTAAAGACTGACAcgctaaagactaaagactggcaggctaaagactaaagactgacaggCTAAAGACTGACATGCTAAAGACTGACAcgctaaagactaaagactggcAGGCTAAAGACTGACGCGCTAAAGAGTAAAGACTGACaggctaaagactaaagactggcAGGCTAAAGACTGACAcgctaaagactaaagactgacaggctaaagactaaagactgacagactaaagactgacatgctaaagactaaagactggcaggctaaagactaaagactgacaggCTAAAGACTGACAcgctaaagactaaagactgacacactaaagactaaagactggcaggctaaagactaaagactggcagactaaagactaaagaccaacaggctaaagactaaagactgacaggCTAAAGTCTAAAGACCAACaggctaaagactaaagactgacaggCTAAAGACTAAAGTCAgactaaagactaaagactgactgACCTGGGGGTCTTGGGGGTTCTCAGAGTCCTCCGGGATTCTGGCGTTGAAGCTTTCCAGAACGACtgcgatgaagaggaggaccaCCAGCAGGATGAAGAGGGGGATGTAGGAGGCGAAGAAGAGGACGCCCGCTACCGGGCTGCCACATTCCCCTCTGACCTCCGCCCTCAAGGGGTCCGGGTCGCAGTCCGGCGGCGAGTCCatgaaggccagcagcaggccGCTCCAGGAGGTGGACGGCGCCACCAGGGTCATGGTGGTCAGGCTGCTCCAGAACGTCTGGAAGTTCAGCTGGTCGTCCACGGAGAACGCCGGCCGCGTGTGTCCGAAGGCGAACATGCCGACCACGGAGAAGCTGAAGGtcaggatgaagagcaggacgCCGATGTTGGCCAGCGCCGGGAGGGACATCACGAACCCCAGGAACAGGGTTCGAATCCTCCGAGTGGCGCTACAGAACCGCAGCACGCGAACCAACCGGGCCAAACGCAGAACCACGAGGATGTGGACTCTCAGAAAGTACTTTTCCATTAGGTCTGACACGAATAGGTCTgtggggggacagaggggacacgggggacagacagacagtcagacagtcagacagtcggACAGCGGTTGGCTGTGGGGCTCAGGCCGAGGTGTTTATCGGTGCTTCACTCACTGATGATGCAGAGGACGAGGACGGTGACGTCCACGACGTTCAGAGCGCTGCGGAAGTAGCGGCGTCCGAAAGCGGTGATCTTCAGGAGGAActccagcaggaagaccaggaTCAGGGCGAAGTGGAAGAAGTACAGGACTGCGTAGGTCAGCTCGCTCACGTCCAGCGAGTCGATCCCGAGAAGAACCACGTCCAGGAAGATCACCGCCATCATGAAGGCCTCCAGCCAGCGAGACGACGCCACGGCCAGGACCCGGGACCGGCACGCACCCTGCACAGGACCGGGACTGAGGACCACAGCCTCTGGACTGCCTGGTCTGGACCCCATGTGGTCTATATCCCCCCTGGTGTGTACCCCCCCGGTCTGGACCCCCCTCTCTGGACCCCCGGTCTGGACTCACCTGTGGCGGGAGGCAGCTCCAGGGTCTGCTGAACCGTTTCTTGAAGCCTTCTGAGTAAATCTGCTGCTTCTCGGTCATGAAGAGATGTTTCCCTCCAAAGTGAAGAAgacagagaagaggaggaagaggagttaaattccaggaggaagaggagaggaagaggagtgtggggatgaagaggagaggaagaggagtgtggggatgaagaggagaggaagaggagtgtggGGATGAAGACTTATCTGCGGgccgtgctgctgcagcgctctgAGGAAGACTCTGATGAAGAGCTGGAAGCTGAAGAAGCCGCCGAATATCATGAAACCCAGGAAGTAGAGCGACATGTAGAGGCTGTGCTCAAACGCCGGCTGGAGgtccacctacacacacacacacacacacacacacacacacacacacacacaccagatttCAACTTTTCGTGGAAGTTGTTGAAACAGGGAACATGAACAGTGAGAAGAGCTGATGATGGCAGCAGAGGCAGGACAGGCGGTTTCGCTGTAGCTTCAGTTCTACCGTTGTTTGTAGTTGTAGCATCAGTTGTAGTTGTCATTGTTTCAGTTGTAGATTAGTTTTGTTGTAGTTTTCCCAGAACACactggagagaccatgtctctcggctggactgggaacaccttgggatcctcccagaggagctggaggaagagtctggggacaggaggtctggggacaggaggtctggggacaggaggtctggggacaggaagtttggggacaggaagtctggggacaggaggtctggggacaggaggtctggggacaggaggtctggggacaggaggtctggggacaggaagtctggggacaggaggtctggggacaggaagtctggggacaggtagtctggggacaggaggtctggggacaggaggtctggggacaggaagtctggggacaggaagtctggggacaggaggtctggggacaggaggtctggggacaggaagtctgggcgtccctgctgagactgctgcccccgcgacccggcccagataagcggtagaaaatggatggatggatggatgtagtTTTACTTGTAGTAGTAGTTGTAGTCATagttttattgtagttttagTTTTCATAGTACTTTTACTTGTAGTATTGGTTGTAGTATTCACTGTAGTTTTAGTTGTAGTTGTCTTTAGTTGTAGTTTCTGGAGAAGCCATtcatcatttctttaatttgaccactagggggagcaggATGGGGAAGGCATGTGAGGGACAGCAGGACGTGTGGACAAGTGAGGGACAGCAGGACGTGTGGACATGTGAGGGACAGCAGGACGTGTGGACATGTGAGGGACAGCAGGACGTCTGGACCGCGCCCGGCGGGGCGGGACCGGATGAGTCTCCTGATCCGGCTCCTCTGTAGACCCGGGTTCATCAGTGGACCACCACACCCAGAGGCTGAAGCTGTGAGGAGGaaaccctccaccctccccaccctccccaccctccccaccaggggtgtcaaactgcaGTCCTGGAGgaccgcagccctgcatgtcctccatgtcctccatgtcctccatgtctccctgcttcaacacacctgaatcccaTGAAGACTCGTGGCCAAGTGCAGCAGAAAGGTGCTAACGAGCttcattacaatcagctgtgttgaagcaggaagacatggaggacatggaggacatggaggacatgcaggacatggaggacatgcagggctgcggtcctccaccctccagagCAAACCTGAGAGGTGTTGGCCCAGACCGGGGAAGGGCTGGACAGTTTTCACAGCAGTTTGACTTGTAGTATTGGTTGTAGCTGTAGTTGCAGTGTTGGTTGTAGCTGTAGTTGCAGTGTTGGTTGTAGCTGTAGTTGCAATGTTGGTTGTAGCTGTAGTTGCAATGTTGGTTGTAGCTGTAGTTGCAGTGTTGGTTGTAGCTGTAGTTGCAGTGTTGGTTGTAGCTGTAGTTGCAGTGTTGGTTGTAGCTGTAGTTGCAGTGTTGGTTGTAGCTGCAGTTGCAGTGTTGGTTGTGTGGACTCCGTCCTCCACTCACCCCTCTGGAGTCAGTCGCTGCATAGAGGAGATCGAACAATCCTCTGGAGGTtccctggaacacacacacacaagctcagcacagtgtgtgtgtgtgtgtgtgtgtgtgtgtgtgtgtgtgtgtgtgtgtgtgtgtgtgtgttaccaggaTCAGCATTGACACGTAGCCAGCGTGGATGTTGTCGAAGTGGAGCAGGGTTCTCTTCCAGCGGACCTCGCTGAACTGAGCGTCTATCAGAGCCGAACAGTCGCTGCGGTTGTTGACGGCGTCGGGGATGAAGATCTCCTGTGACGTCTCGTTGAAGCAGTAGAAAAACTTTCCTGCAAACAAGTTCACTCCCAGAATCCCGAAGGCCAGCCAGACGAACAGCACCACCAGCTGCACGTCCACCAGGGAGGGCAGCGCCGCCCAGAGGCAGCGCAGCACCACCTGCCGGAGACACAACACCGTCAccaacaccgtcaccaccgAGACACAACACCGTCACCACGGAGAcacaacaccgtcaacaacaCCGTCACCACGGAGAcacaacaccgtcaacaacaCCGTCACCACGGAGAcacaacaccgtcaacaacaccgtcaccaccgagacacaacaccgtcaccaccgAGACACAACACCGCCACCACGGAGACCGGGTCACCAGCGCCCGGGGACTCCAGCAAACGGCCGGAACAGACGCCATCTCACCCTCACGCCCTGGAACCGGGACAGGGTCCTCAGGGTCCTCAGAGCCCTCAGAGGCCGGCAGTAGACCCCGGCAGCCTCCAACACCAGGGCCAGCAGAGACACCTGGAACACACGGAACCCCGTCAGGAGCACCGCCAGCACGACAGCCGGACAGAGTGTCCACGGGTCCACGGGCCTCACGTCTAGAACCAGGAagtccagccagcagcagacgTCCGAGAAGTACTTCCTGAAGCCGAAGCCGGACCACTTCAGGACCATCTCCACCAGGAAGACCAGCGTGAAGACCAGGTCTGCCCAGTCCAGCACCAGGGACAGGACCTGGCTGTCCTCCAGGTGGACGTCCTCAaacacctgctcacacacacacacacacacacacacacacacacacacacacaagcagttCAATAGGGCTAATagtatttcaaaaataattttttgtgtggtttcactgtgtgtgtgtgtgtgtgtgtgtgtgtgtgttttcctatcCTtttggggaccaaatgtccccacaacgataggaaaacctgcacgatgtgccttgtgggaccttcttccggtccccatgagggaaacagtgttttcttgaccatgttgttgttactgaaaaaagtcaaaggtcaaaaacatttctttagggttcggctgtgtggtggtctgggtcagggtcagggtcagggtcagggtccggGGCTAGGagttagatatgaatgggagtcaatggaaggtccccacaataatagaaatacaaacctgtgtgtgtgtgtgtgtgtgtgtgtgtgtgtgtgtgtgtgtgtgtggtgtgtgtgtgtgtgtgtgtgtgtgtgtgtgtgtgtgtgtgtgtgtgtgtgtgtgtgtgtgtgtgtgtgtgtgtgtgttctcgtatttctatccttgttggggccaaatgtccccacaaggatagcaaaacgtgaaacgacgtgccttgtggggacctttttccggtcctaagtaggagaaacagtgttttcttgaccatgttgttgttactgaaaaaagtaaaaggtcaaaaacatttctttagggttaggctttgttgtggtgtgggttagggttagggtaagggtcagggttaggggctagacatgaatgggagtcaatggacggtccccacaaggatagaaatacgagactgtgcgtgtgtgtgtgtgtgtgtgtgtgtgtgtgtgtgtgtgtgtgtgtgtgttttaccaaAGCCATGCAGCTCAGCAGGATGATGAACAACATGAAACCTTTAAACACTCTGTTTTCCACAATGAGGAGGCAAATTCTCCTGAAGTCAGACCAGGAACCCCGGGATGTGTCTCCGTCCTGGAGAGGACAGAAGCTGCAACAgcctgggacacacacacacacacacacacacacagagagttagtatttcaaaaacagtgttttgtgtgtgtgtgtgtgtgtgtgtgtgtgtgtgtgtgtgtgtgtgtgtgtgtgtgttcttacagTCTTCAACTATGAGCTCTTTATGATTTTCCTCATCTCGGTTTTGTCCCGGGTCGGTCTGGAGACACAGAGCAGGactgttattttgtgtttgttgttacTTTTGTTTGTCGTTATgtgttggttgttgtttttttttttttgtttttggggtttGATCCTTCATGGTTGCAGAGCCGGCATGCACCACTAGGGGCGCCAAATTGCAGACTCCATTCAGATGTAGTGCGGGACtcgactgggactgggactgggacgggggctgggactgggactggggctgggactgggactgggacttcCCCGGGACCCCCTCCAACAAGTGGTGAGTGTGGCTAATCCATGACACACAGGGGAAGCGTCACAAGGTCCTTCGGAACACGACGATGGAACATGACTATGATGCCGCCGGATGGGGAAAATCTCACATCCATCCCAACCTGAGGCCTCTCCTGACTAAACTAAAAGTCTGAGTGCTGTGAAAGTCTCACAGAATGAAAGAGGAGCAGTTTTCCTCTCAGGAGACTCATGTTTGCTCCCGTTGCCCAGCATTCAGTGACGAGGCGGCAGCTTCCTCCCAGAGAGAaccctcttcttctgctctccCACTGTAGCGGCATGTCCCCCATATATGGGCgtagagtgatgacatcatccagctgaccctcaggtccatatatgggcgtagagtgatgacatcatccagctgaCCCTCAGGTCCATATATGGGTgtagagtgatgacatcatccagctgaccctcaggtccatatatgggcgtagagtgatgacatcatccagctgaccctcaggtccatatatgggcgtagagtgatgacatcatccagctgaCCCTCAGGTCCATATATGGGTgtagagtgatgacatcatccagctgaCCCTCAGGTCCATATATGGGTgtagagtgatgacatcatccagctgaccctcaggtccatatatgggcatacagtgataacatcatccagctgaccctcaggtccatatatgggcatacagtgatgacatcatccagctgaCCCTCAGGTCCATATATGGGTgtagagtgatgacatcatccagctgaccctcaggtccatatatgggcatacagtgatgacatcatccagctgaccctcaggtccatatatgggcatacagtgatAACATCATCCAGCTGACCCTCAGGTCCATATATGGGTgtagagtgatgacatcatccagctgaccctcaggtccatatatgggcatacagtgatgacatcatccagctgaCCCTCAGGTCCGTATATGGGCGTACAGTGACAACATCATCCAGCTGACCCTCAGgtccatatatgggcatacagtgatgacatcatccagctgaCCCTCAGGTCCGTATATGGGGGTACAGTGCGTCActgagctgagagcagctgtcaatcaaagtctGACACTCAGTTCTTTGATTCGGaaacttttaaaagcttttaaatcTAGTTTTAGCAGTTAGCAAGGTACAAGGTatgaggtcaggggtcagcaggTCGGCTCTCTTTAGTTATTATTCGGCTCTAGTTATTTTTTGGTTGTTCTTTCATAATTGAtgggttttttgttgttgttatttttggcATTTGTTCTTTTTGTAGTTATTTTGTTGTTCTACTTTGGtggttgtttattttctgttattttttgcttgttctttagtggttgttgatgtttttggttatgttttttttttggttgttgtgtcTTACAGTTATTTTCAGTGGTTAGTGGTTTTGCAGAGCGTCTCTTACTGGAGGCTTCTTGGGGTCTTCGTCGGTGCTCTCTGTGACCTTGTGGACCTGAGCGGACTCAGAGATCATGGGGGTCATACTCAGGTTCTCCTCTTCGTGCCTCTCTGTCCTGTGATCCGGCTGGTGGGTCTGTCCAGCCCGCCGACATATCTGGGTTACCTTGCTGATCCGCGGATCAGTTTTTCCTTCCAGAGCCGCCAGCTTTTCGTTTGTGGTCGAGTTCAGAAGCAAattcaggaacaggaacagaacCTAGAAAAAAACCAGAAACTGAACCAGAACTGTGATGTCAACCAAGATGAGGAGCCGGacacaggaccaggaccggatCTGATGTCAGAACCGAGCTGTGAAGAAAGACCAGTAAGTGAACagtaaggcggtggttgcttcgttttgtctccttactgtgaatctgacatattaacattatgcttattcactgtttttatttttaccaaccaatgtaacatcttgaagcctctgaggcagctgctgttgtgatactgggctgtacaaaaatacattgattgattgattgattgattgaacccGAAaaaggaccagaaccagaagagAAGGAAGTCCAGGATCCGTCTGACAGAGCAGGTTCAGAGAAAACTGAGTCTGTTAACTGTTAATGAGTAtaccagaggaagaggaggaactaACCTGGTCAGTAGCAGTAGttaacctgtttaacagagcgttaaccagagacagaggactaATTAACCTGTTAACCAGAGGTAGTTCAACCTCTCAGTCAGTTACTGCAGTAACGTCTCTCGAAGCCAAtctggtcagcagcaggttccCCAGAGCCCAGAGCAGAGGCTGGAACTCTGTATGTCCAGACAAGAAATGTCCCCGtctgtcctgtccctgtccctttctgtcccctcaccccaaccagaagagcagaaagcctcctcctctgagtctggttctgcagggttctcctctgacctggttctgcagggttctcctctgacctagttctgcagggttctcctctgacctggttctgcagggttctcctctgagcctggttctgcagggttctcctcgtctgagcctggttctgcagagttctcctctgacctggttctgcagggttctcctcctctgagcctggttctgcagggttctcctctgagcctggttctgcagggttctcctctgagcctggttctgcagggttctcctcctctgagcctggttctgcagggttctcctcctctgagcctggttctgcagggttctcctctgacctggttctgcagggttctcctctgagtctggttctgcagggttctcctcctctgagtctggttctgcagggttctcctctgacctggttctgcagggttctcctctgacctggttctgcagggttctcctctgacctggttctgcagggttctcctctgagcctggttctgcagggttctcctctgagcctggttctgcagggttctcctctgacctggttctgcagggttctcctctgacctggttctgcagggttctcctctgagtctggttctgcagggttctcctctgagtctggttctgcagggttctcctctgacctggttctgcagggttctcctctgagcctggttctgcagggttctcctctgagcctggttctgcagggttctcctctgacctggttctgcagggttctctctTGGGTTCTCTGTAAAGCCTCTGGAGATGGCTGTGCTGTAACTGGGCTTTATAAACTAGAAAGTgtccctcagagaggcagccgtCCGCCACAGCTCCAATCAGTCACCAACGACAAGAAGAACACCGTATATAATCAAACactgtgatcggagcggagcctctctctgtcgccctctctccctgtgtgtgtgtgtgtgtgtgtgtgtgtgtgtgtgtgtgtgtgtgtgtgtgtgtgtgtgtgtgtgtgtgtgtgtgtttatctgaacaGGAAAACCGAAGAGTCACATCATGTATGTTatttaacttcattttaatttgaaaattgagcggattctctcgtattttccgttccagACTTCcagtgtggtgcgatctgctctgcccagctttacagctggcggCCCACGGCGAGCGGCTGGCGGAGAAAATaaaggagcggagcgccgcggtccacggcgcgagccgctacgcctgctgtatgaaccgtcagagaggtgaacggggcgccgatctgacagtcggtgcgcagcGCGTCCTGTgagaaccaggcgtttgtcccccctgtcggcgggcctgcccaaccatgtgaaagactccctatctgtcaatgataaagaatcctttaaaaattcctggatccagacagtgatccggatcatcaccaaaatttaatcaattctaagttagcccaagacccacctttccactaagtttcattgcaatctgttctttactttttccgtgatcttgctaacaaaccaaccaacaaaccgacgtgattccatgacctcctggcggaggtaataaagctgaattgaataaCAGCTGAAAGAAGAGATTTTGCGGTTAACTCTGTGGATTCGTGGACTGAAGCTGAggtgaagaaacaggaagtgttctGGTAAACCGTCCCGTTGCGGCTCGGATTTCAGACTGTTGGGTTTTAATTTCTCGTCCAGACAAGACCCCAAAAACAGGACCCAGGTCTGTGGACTCTCGAGGCTACGGGGTTCACGGGGATCGCGACACTCACCAGCAGTTTTCCGATGACTAGTATAGGGATGAAGTAGGCCACGCAAGTTCCTGGACCAGAGACCGCCGTGCAGTCCCACAGAGTCTCAATCCATTCCCCATAGAGGACCCTGAAGACCAGCATGACGGCATGAGACAAGTCCGCCATGTGCCAGCGAGGCAGCTCGCAGTCAGGCGCGATCCGGCAGACGTTTGTCACGTAGTCTGTGCCAAACAGCCGCAGGCCCACCACGGTCCACAggaagaccagaaccaggaggaccagggccAAGCTCTGGGCTGAGGACCAGACCACCTGCAGGAAGAGTTGCAGGGACGGCCACCACCTGGCCAGCCTGAACATCCGcagctgtggtggtggtggtggggaagggggggggatataatgtggtgatgatgatgatgatgatgatgatagtaaCAGTGTTCTCATACTGACCAATCGTAGGCAGCGCAGCATCGACAGCCCCGAGACGTCAGCCAATGAGAGTTCCAGCAGAAAGCTGATCACAACCAGGAAGTCCAGGATGTGC
Above is a window of Salarias fasciatus chromosome 7, fSalaFa1.1, whole genome shotgun sequence DNA encoding:
- the LOC115391829 gene encoding sodium channel protein type 4 subunit alpha A-like isoform X3, which translates into the protein MLCCCVSSLGVLLLHCDDVVLLCVLSRCVFLAIYSAEALLRVLSRGFCLRPFSFLRDAWNWIDLLVLCTAFPSLFLDLGKCQVLVIIPRVLKIFSASPGLRRTVEALLGSARRFVHVSVVTVAVLCLLAIVSTQLFMGDLRNKCVWMPPGLSSNLTSIPSYDNNTGFYSNNNNHKEYYKHITNPENHYHRPGHLDPLLCGNLTTAGSCPDDFLCLRVGDNPNYGYTSYDSFFWSLLSAFRFLTQDYWENLMQMTLRAAGAEYILFLVLAVFPTCFLVLSLLLAVVVMVIVDQDKAAVDRKNLREEQVQRIEEALMRMKKKEEEKDVGGVVLPSEGSTVTVAMTEADVDSTLSSHWQRLRLWLRPFVLSPLFDLGVILCLVVNTVVMAMEHYPMTEQFELVTSVLHLVFSFIFVVEMLLRMSVLGLRGFFQVSWHILDFLVVISFLLELSLADVSGLSMLRCLRLLRMFRLARWWPSLQLFLQVVWSSAQSLALVLLVLVFLWTVVGLRLFGTDYVTNVCRIAPDCELPRWHMADLSHAVMLVFRVLYGEWIETLWDCTAVSGPGTCVAYFIPILVIGKLLVLFLFLNLLLNSTTNEKLAALEGKTDPRISKVTQICRRAGQTHQPDHRTERHEEENLSMTPMISESAQVHKVTESTDEDPKKPPTDPGQNRDEENHKELIVEDCCCSFCPLQDGDTSRGSWSDFRRICLLIVENRVFKGFMLFIILLSCMALVFEDVHLEDSQVLSLVLDWADLVFTLVFLVEMVLKWSGFGFRKYFSDVCCWLDFLVLDVSLLALVLEAAGVYCRPLRALRTLRTLSRFQGVRVVLRCLWAALPSLVDVQLVVLFVWLAFGILGVNLFAGKFFYCFNETSQEIFIPDAVNNRSDCSALIDAQFSEVRWKRTLLHFDNIHAGYVSMLILGTSRGLFDLLYAATDSRGVDLQPAFEHSLYMSLYFLGFMIFGGFFSFQLFIRVFLRALQQHGPQFGGKHLFMTEKQQIYSEGFKKRFSRPWSCLPPQGACRSRVLAVASSRWLEAFMMAVIFLDVVLLGIDSLDVSELTYAVLYFFHFALILVFLLEFLLKITAFGRRYFRSALNVVDVTVLVLCIINLFVSDLMEKYFLRVHILVVLRLARLVRVLRFCSATRRIRTLFLGFVMSLPALANIGVLLFILTFSFSVVGMFAFGHTRPAFSVDDQLNFQTFWSSLTTMTLVAPSTSWSGLLLAFMDSPPDCDPDPLRAEVRGECGSPVAGVLFFASYIPLFILLVVLLFIAVVLESFNARIPEDSENPQDPQVSGQPDSGALLKGHEEDAAVVLQRVFGKHQQQAEVGGASEVVGGASQSVGGASEM